A portion of the Pan troglodytes isolate AG18354 chromosome 10, NHGRI_mPanTro3-v2.0_pri, whole genome shotgun sequence genome contains these proteins:
- the THAP2 gene encoding THAP domain-containing protein 2: MPTNCAAAGCATTYNKHINISFHRFPLDPKRRKEWVRLVRRKNFVPGKHTFLCSKHFEASCFDLTGQTRRLKMDAVPTIFDFCTHIKSMKLKSRNLLKKNNSCSPAGPSNLKSNISSQQVLLEHSYAFRNPMEAKKRIIKLEKEIASLRRKMKTCLQKERRATRRWIKATCLVKNLEANSVLPKGTSEHMLPTALSSLPLEDFKILEQDQQDKTLLSLNLKQTKSTFI; the protein is encoded by the exons ATGCCGACCAATTGCGCCGCGGCGGGCTGTGCCACTACCTACAACAAGCACATTAACATCAGCTTCCACAG gtttcctTTGGatcctaaaagaagaaaagaatgggtTCGCCTGGTTAGGCGCAAAAATTTTGTGCCAGGAAAACACACTTTTCTTTGTTCAAAGCACTTTGAAGCCTCCTGTTTTGACCTAACAGGACAAACTCGACGACTTAAAATGGATGCTGTTCCAACCATTTTTGATTTTTGTACCCATATAAAGTCTATG AAACTCAAGTCAAGGAATCTTTTGAAGAAAAACAACAGTTGTTCCCCAGCTGGACCATCTAATTTAAAATCAAACATTAGTAGTCAGCAAGTACTACTTGAACACAGCTATGCCTTTAGGAATCCTATGGAGGCAAAAAAGAGGATCATtaaactggaaaaagaaatagcaagcttaagaagaaaaatgaaaacttgccTACAAAAGGAACGCAGAGCAACTCGAAGATGGATCAAAGCCACGTGTTTGGTAAAGAATTTAGAAGCAAATAGTGTATTACCTAAAGGTACATCAGAACACATGTTACCAACTGCCTTAAGCAGTCTTCCTTTGGAAGATTTTAAGATCCTTGAACAAGATCAAC